In Chryseobacterium turcicum, a single window of DNA contains:
- a CDS encoding DUF4251 domain-containing protein, translating to MKNYIKIISLFAFLALFQNCASQNADPQMVNDLVSSDEFTFYAEKANPTSYDVINVVNSMPNAAQLRTFQISGQGYGIEIKKGVMEVTLPYFGRAFTSTYGTSDNSYRFTSKDYEVTKTQSKKGNWVYKIKPKDVKNVSDINIEIYKNGKASTSIRSNDRQPISYDGYISKNEETKEKEKL from the coding sequence ATGAAAAATTACATAAAAATAATATCTTTATTTGCTTTTCTAGCTCTTTTTCAAAATTGTGCTTCACAAAATGCAGATCCTCAAATGGTAAACGATTTAGTCAGTTCAGATGAGTTTACTTTTTATGCTGAAAAAGCAAACCCTACGAGTTATGATGTTATTAATGTTGTCAACTCAATGCCAAATGCAGCTCAACTTCGTACATTTCAGATTTCAGGTCAAGGTTATGGCATCGAAATTAAAAAAGGAGTCATGGAGGTTACACTTCCTTACTTTGGACGAGCTTTTACCTCAACATACGGAACCTCTGACAACAGCTATAGATTTACCTCAAAAGATTATGAAGTGACTAAAACTCAAAGCAAAAAAGGAAATTGGGTGTACAAAATCAAGCCAAAAGATGTAAAAAACGTTTCCGATATCAATATTGAAATTTATAAAAACGGAAAAGCATCAACCTCAATAAGAAGTAACGACAGACAACCTATTTCTTATGATGGTTACATTTCTAAAAACGAAGAAACAAAAGAAAAGGAGAAGCTTTAA
- a CDS encoding cytochrome C — MKKLVLSMILGLTFMVSCGPKSTAVSGPKFTSAEHLAQGKTVFENSCNRCHKLPDPAKHDDQGWIKTLSRMAPKAKLNDEQHQMVYDYLISVNKK; from the coding sequence ATGAAAAAATTAGTTTTAAGTATGATTTTAGGATTAACTTTTATGGTTTCATGCGGACCTAAAAGTACAGCAGTAAGCGGACCTAAATTTACCTCAGCTGAACATTTGGCGCAAGGTAAAACTGTTTTTGAAAACTCATGCAACAGATGTCACAAATTACCTGACCCTGCAAAACATGACGACCAAGGATGGATTAAAACCTTAAGCAGAATGGCGCCAAAAGCAAAATTGAATGATGAACAACATCAAATGGTCTATGATTATTTGATTTCTGTAAATAAAAAATAG
- a CDS encoding M48 family metallopeptidase has translation MKITHLLGIGAIATAVIACTTNPMTGRQSIQMGQLNPEITASAVQQYQQTLKESKVVTGAQAQMVKNVGNKIKSAAERYYASIGRSSDLADYKWEFNLLQDNQINAWCMPGGKVAVYTGILPVTKDETGLAVVMGHEVSHALAGHGNERISQAMIAQGLGGATGLIKSQKVAQIIQTIYTPTSQVVLLKYGRSQESEADEMGLNLMAMAGYDPRQAIPFWQRMEASSSGARQPEFLSTHPSPATRVADIQKDLPKALEYYKTAGGKI, from the coding sequence ATGAAAATTACTCATCTTTTAGGAATAGGAGCTATAGCTACAGCGGTTATTGCGTGTACAACAAACCCAATGACAGGGAGACAGTCGATACAAATGGGGCAATTAAACCCAGAAATTACTGCATCTGCCGTTCAACAATATCAGCAAACCCTTAAAGAATCTAAAGTTGTTACTGGAGCTCAGGCTCAAATGGTAAAAAATGTAGGAAATAAAATAAAGTCTGCAGCAGAGAGGTATTATGCAAGTATCGGACGAAGTTCTGATTTGGCAGATTACAAATGGGAATTTAATTTATTACAAGATAATCAAATCAACGCTTGGTGTATGCCGGGTGGTAAGGTTGCGGTTTACACTGGAATTCTTCCTGTTACTAAAGACGAAACAGGTTTGGCTGTTGTAATGGGACATGAGGTTTCTCACGCATTGGCGGGTCACGGTAATGAAAGGATTTCTCAGGCGATGATTGCTCAGGGATTGGGAGGAGCTACAGGTCTTATAAAGAGCCAAAAAGTTGCTCAGATTATTCAAACGATTTACACACCCACTTCACAAGTTGTTTTATTGAAGTATGGTAGAAGTCAGGAATCTGAAGCAGATGAAATGGGATTAAACTTAATGGCGATGGCGGGATATGATCCACGTCAGGCAATTCCGTTTTGGCAGAGAATGGAAGCTTCATCTTCAGGAGCGAGACAGCCAGAGTTTTTATCTACTCACCCAAGTCCAGCAACAAGGGTTGCAGATATTCAAAAAGATTTGCCTAAAGCTTTAGAATATTATAAAACTGCTGGAGGAAAAATTTAA
- the meaB gene encoding methylmalonyl Co-A mutase-associated GTPase MeaB, with protein sequence MKISTEDFIEGIKSGNKRLIAKAITLVESTKPEHRSQAEELLKKILPLTGNSIRVGITGVPGAGKSTFIENFGRLVISNGKKVAVLAIDPSSAINKGSILGDKTRMEELSKEENAFIRPSPSSGFLGGVANTTFETMMICEAAGYDYILIETVGVGQSEVLVSDITDVFLFLKIIGGGDELQGIKRGIMEMVDIIFINKVEESNLQKAKNTRLELKRALDFLPSKEKDWKVPVLLGSALYNEGLKDVYQKIDDFITLKKNTKRFDEVRTQQFEKRFEYWVQEYILAMMKKDNSVEEAYIQHKKNASDQISNPSTEAKLFVEKFLKDSRSEI encoded by the coding sequence ATGAAAATTTCAACAGAAGACTTTATAGAGGGGATTAAATCAGGCAATAAACGTTTGATTGCAAAAGCCATTACTTTAGTTGAAAGTACCAAACCTGAACATCGCAGTCAGGCAGAAGAGCTTTTAAAAAAAATACTTCCATTAACAGGAAATTCAATCAGAGTAGGGATTACAGGAGTTCCCGGAGCCGGAAAATCTACTTTTATAGAAAATTTCGGAAGATTGGTGATTTCAAATGGTAAAAAAGTGGCGGTTTTAGCAATTGACCCAAGTTCTGCGATTAATAAAGGCAGTATTTTGGGCGATAAAACCAGAATGGAAGAATTGTCAAAAGAAGAAAATGCTTTTATTCGTCCTTCGCCAAGTTCCGGTTTTCTGGGCGGAGTTGCCAATACGACTTTTGAAACCATGATGATTTGCGAAGCTGCCGGCTATGATTATATTTTAATAGAAACCGTTGGAGTAGGGCAGTCTGAAGTTTTAGTTTCAGATATTACCGATGTTTTTTTGTTTCTAAAAATTATTGGCGGTGGAGATGAGCTTCAAGGTATTAAGCGTGGAATCATGGAAATGGTCGATATTATTTTCATTAATAAAGTAGAGGAAAGCAATCTGCAAAAAGCTAAAAATACCAGGCTCGAATTGAAGCGGGCATTAGATTTTCTTCCATCAAAAGAAAAAGACTGGAAAGTGCCTGTTTTACTTGGCTCTGCCTTATATAATGAAGGATTGAAAGACGTTTATCAGAAAATAGATGATTTCATTACGTTAAAAAAGAATACCAAACGTTTTGATGAAGTTAGAACACAACAGTTTGAAAAACGCTTTGAATATTGGGTTCAGGAATATATTTTAGCGATGATGAAAAAAGATAATTCTGTAGAGGAAGCTTATATTCAGCATAAAAAAAATGCTTCAGACCAGATTTCTAACCCAAGTACTGAAGCAAAATTATTTGTAGAAAAGTTTTTAAAAGATTCGAGATCTGAGATTTGA
- a CDS encoding enolase C-terminal domain-like protein: MKIDFTLKKLHLKETFSIAYGNYNHRDALLIELSHHKCKGYGECVAIDYYQINLQDFIFKLKAIKHQIEAQKIIHPKDFFKYLSDLNLHSFLLSALDCAYWDLFGKLENKGFLELNNLPSENLVESSITISIGDIKEQINKIEKSDWTQFKVKCKGLHKNDIEKLLQLNKNIALDSNASFTDEDCIWLQENVDIQKFSYLEQPRPIDCYKILNKEGFANWMADEDCQNIDSLEELIPYYKSINIKLMKCGGLTPALEMIKKAKALNYKIMIGCMTESTVGISAGCLLTGLVDFTDLDGANLISNDYATGNFVENGKIVLSEKPGLGIDLK; the protein is encoded by the coding sequence ATGAAGATAGATTTTACATTAAAAAAGCTTCATTTAAAAGAAACATTTTCTATTGCTTATGGAAACTACAATCATCGTGATGCATTGTTGATAGAGCTTTCTCATCACAAATGTAAAGGTTACGGAGAATGTGTTGCGATTGATTATTATCAAATTAATCTTCAGGATTTTATTTTTAAATTAAAAGCAATTAAGCACCAAATTGAAGCTCAGAAAATCATTCATCCTAAAGATTTTTTTAAATATTTATCAGATTTGAATCTTCATTCTTTTTTACTTTCGGCTTTAGACTGTGCGTATTGGGATTTGTTTGGAAAGCTTGAAAATAAGGGCTTTTTAGAATTAAATAATCTTCCTTCTGAAAATTTAGTTGAAAGCTCAATCACGATTTCTATCGGAGATATTAAAGAGCAAATTAATAAAATCGAGAAAAGTGATTGGACTCAATTTAAAGTAAAATGCAAAGGTTTACATAAAAACGATATTGAAAAGTTATTACAATTAAATAAAAATATTGCTTTAGATTCTAATGCAAGTTTTACAGATGAAGATTGTATTTGGCTTCAGGAGAATGTTGATATTCAGAAGTTTTCTTATTTGGAGCAACCTCGCCCGATTGATTGTTATAAAATTTTAAATAAAGAAGGTTTTGCCAATTGGATGGCAGATGAAGATTGTCAGAATATTGATTCGCTTGAAGAACTCATTCCATATTATAAAAGCATCAACATCAAATTAATGAAATGTGGCGGATTGACTCCTGCATTAGAAATGATAAAAAAAGCTAAAGCATTAAACTATAAAATAATGATTGGCTGCATGACAGAATCAACCGTTGGGATTTCAGCGGGATGTCTTTTAACCGGACTCGTTGATTTTACAGATTTAGACGGAGCTAATCTAATATCTAATGATTATGCAACCGGAAATTTTGTCGAGAATGGTAAAATTGTTCTATCCGAAAAACCGGGTTTGGGAATTGATTTAAAGTGA
- a CDS encoding c-type cytochrome: protein MKSLFAAATLILVLLASCTPKATPVTEAPKSATSTAEQIAQGKTIFESACNRCHKLYEPTQFTSVQWVGIMNAMAPKAKLTDEQHQWVYDYLVSVKK from the coding sequence ATGAAAAGTCTATTTGCAGCAGCAACCCTTATCCTTGTCTTATTAGCATCTTGTACTCCCAAAGCAACACCTGTAACTGAAGCTCCAAAATCAGCAACGAGCACCGCAGAACAAATTGCTCAGGGGAAAACAATTTTTGAAAGCGCCTGCAATAGATGTCATAAATTATACGAACCCACACAATTTACGTCAGTACAATGGGTAGGAATTATGAATGCCATGGCACCAAAAGCAAAATTAACCGACGAGCAGCATCAGTGGGTTTATGATTATCTGGTTTCTGTGAAGAAATAA